From the genome of Nasonia vitripennis strain AsymCx chromosome 1, Nvit_psr_1.1, whole genome shotgun sequence, one region includes:
- the LOC100119967 gene encoding trypsin-3 isoform X2 yields MIWNYSFFFLFSTMCIGVESISNGTFISIKDAPFFVTIFPNNIFACGGAIISEYWVVTAAHCFEAYGTIVLTIHTGSSTKPTEGNYDADKVIFHKDYIPDSFKGTERNDICLIKLSKPIEFNEFQQPIKIAKDPLKGGDRAITYGLGKQGKTRTETLVLKKMESDIMNQEDCRSKYMSYLQSDVFCLGEDGFTIPCSGDSGGPIVVDGKLAGVVSRGELCIHRNSNTLSTHVRVHKHYDWIIKHTGIKY; encoded by the exons ATGATTTggaattattcttttttttttctattcagTACGATGTGCATCGGAGTAG AATCGATTTCGAACGGTACTTTCATCTCAATTAAAGATGCGCCATTTTTT gtTACTATATTtccaaataatatttttgcgtGTGGTGGTGCCATTATTTCAGAATATTGGGTCGTTACAGCAGCTCACTGTTTTGA AGCCTATGGGACTATTGTTCTCACAATTCACACTGGTTCGAGTACTAAACCTACAGAAGGAAATTACGATGCCGATAAAGTAATATTCCATAAAGATTATATACCAGACTCATTTAAAGGAACAGAAAGAAATGATATTTGTCTAATTAAA TTGAGTAAACCAATTGAATTCAATGAATTCCAACAACCAATAAAAATCGCGAAAGATCCTCTAAAAGGTGGCGACAGGGCAATCACGTATGGTTTAGGAAAACAAGGT AAAACTCGTACTGAAACATTGgttcttaaaaaaatggaaTCAGATATCATGAATCAAGAAGACTGCCGATCAAAATATATGAGTTATCTACAAAGCGATGTCTTCTGCCTTGGTGAGGATGGTTTTACTATTCCATGTTCAGGAGACTCGGGAGGCCCAATTGTGGTTGATGGAAAGCTGGCGGGTGTAGTTAGTCGTGGAGAATTATGTATACACAGAAACTCGAACACATTAAGCACTCACGTTAGAGTTCACAAACACTATGATTGGATTATCAAACATACAGGAATAAAATACTaa
- the LOC100119967 gene encoding trypsin-3 isoform X1 yields MIWNYSFFFLFSTMCIGVESISNGTFISIKDAPFFVTIFPNNIFACGGAIISEYWVVTAAHCFDFYRAYGTIVLTIHTGSSTKPTEGNYDADKVIFHKDYIPDSFKGTERNDICLIKLSKPIEFNEFQQPIKIAKDPLKGGDRAITYGLGKQGKTRTETLVLKKMESDIMNQEDCRSKYMSYLQSDVFCLGEDGFTIPCSGDSGGPIVVDGKLAGVVSRGELCIHRNSNTLSTHVRVHKHYDWIIKHTGIKY; encoded by the exons ATGATTTggaattattcttttttttttctattcagTACGATGTGCATCGGAGTAG AATCGATTTCGAACGGTACTTTCATCTCAATTAAAGATGCGCCATTTTTT gtTACTATATTtccaaataatatttttgcgtGTGGTGGTGCCATTATTTCAGAATATTGGGTCGTTACAGCAGCTCACTGTTTTGA TTTTTATAGAGCCTATGGGACTATTGTTCTCACAATTCACACTGGTTCGAGTACTAAACCTACAGAAGGAAATTACGATGCCGATAAAGTAATATTCCATAAAGATTATATACCAGACTCATTTAAAGGAACAGAAAGAAATGATATTTGTCTAATTAAA TTGAGTAAACCAATTGAATTCAATGAATTCCAACAACCAATAAAAATCGCGAAAGATCCTCTAAAAGGTGGCGACAGGGCAATCACGTATGGTTTAGGAAAACAAGGT AAAACTCGTACTGAAACATTGgttcttaaaaaaatggaaTCAGATATCATGAATCAAGAAGACTGCCGATCAAAATATATGAGTTATCTACAAAGCGATGTCTTCTGCCTTGGTGAGGATGGTTTTACTATTCCATGTTCAGGAGACTCGGGAGGCCCAATTGTGGTTGATGGAAAGCTGGCGGGTGTAGTTAGTCGTGGAGAATTATGTATACACAGAAACTCGAACACATTAAGCACTCACGTTAGAGTTCACAAACACTATGATTGGATTATCAAACATACAGGAATAAAATACTaa
- the LOC100119967 gene encoding trypsin-3 isoform X3, with protein MRHFLAYGTIVLTIHTGSSTKPTEGNYDADKVIFHKDYIPDSFKGTERNDICLIKLSKPIEFNEFQQPIKIAKDPLKGGDRAITYGLGKQGKTRTETLVLKKMESDIMNQEDCRSKYMSYLQSDVFCLGEDGFTIPCSGDSGGPIVVDGKLAGVVSRGELCIHRNSNTLSTHVRVHKHYDWIIKHTGIKY; from the exons ATGCGCCATTTTTT AGCCTATGGGACTATTGTTCTCACAATTCACACTGGTTCGAGTACTAAACCTACAGAAGGAAATTACGATGCCGATAAAGTAATATTCCATAAAGATTATATACCAGACTCATTTAAAGGAACAGAAAGAAATGATATTTGTCTAATTAAA TTGAGTAAACCAATTGAATTCAATGAATTCCAACAACCAATAAAAATCGCGAAAGATCCTCTAAAAGGTGGCGACAGGGCAATCACGTATGGTTTAGGAAAACAAGGT AAAACTCGTACTGAAACATTGgttcttaaaaaaatggaaTCAGATATCATGAATCAAGAAGACTGCCGATCAAAATATATGAGTTATCTACAAAGCGATGTCTTCTGCCTTGGTGAGGATGGTTTTACTATTCCATGTTCAGGAGACTCGGGAGGCCCAATTGTGGTTGATGGAAAGCTGGCGGGTGTAGTTAGTCGTGGAGAATTATGTATACACAGAAACTCGAACACATTAAGCACTCACGTTAGAGTTCACAAACACTATGATTGGATTATCAAACATACAGGAATAAAATACTaa
- the LOC103317074 gene encoding uncharacterized protein LOC103317074, producing the protein MFYDIYYRVFLLTYAVHTAADIETNEISTGCSSDYDCKYLYDHIVNHVDTSKDVCKDVYSFTCQVKNELGIFSENFMKAQYKTLIERVEYSINDDSYMDKFKPIEKERELYKLCMNYGDEQAKHFRTQEKLKFLKEMYNNASHGFIWGIVDQKLYNEGFGHAFFNIRVIPNPRNVDQNIIMLEPPTFDSYADIHEALKLIEEFSTKYDKFNRSDIDELLHRYVTSDKLKNVQKLVQSVTEVIFNSTTDFTDNGSKVTTIGAWYNDFIKTYERSSVTRIDWFRYLATTFNEVEVDNIDYKTPILVKNKMYFSKLFDIFFETSNEVIATSIVVKAIAENIKYIDWNLATKLKLVSDKYRSEFCLHNTKLYGFSHGILKEYKKQPNSEFHQLTNKIIRTFISEIEESIALSYSNETYLKSELDTITAYVYKPDVYFARMVEQFYKGYDIEGSYFSDIVRYRKIMKQKDLSMLKHKSIHFKAYLPFSIIDLVQPANRFTINVYFTSLEFNHHITKREIIYGRYGVQIASVLYALLNENKLEDYSLRRYNHNTLKSHLSAHPDYSLDKMRCVIPGVHKDNKKQFIEAMSNVYGFQIAHTALRPSKNDLPLFPKLGLYHIRQFFHLEYIKAHCYMEKDTINSIVLHDETFYTAFRKCKNSIVKCPKSAAFDRLSKNVFLI; encoded by the exons atgttttatgaCATTTATTATAGGGTATTTCTGCTTACTTATGCGGTTCACACCGCGGCAGATATTGAAACAAATGAAATATCAACAGGATGTTCAAGCGATTAtgactgtaaatatttat ATGATCACATTGTAAATCATGTCGACACATCTAAAGATGTATGTAAAGATGTTTATTCTTTTACTTGCCAAGTAAAGAATGAACTTGGAATATTTAGCGAAAATTTCATGAAAGCCCAATATAAAACATTGATTGAGCGTGTCGAAT aCTCAATAAATGATGATTCATACATGGACAAATTTAAACCAATTGAAAAAGAAAGGGAGCTTTATAAACTATGCATGAACTAcg GTGACGAACAAGCGAAACATTTCAGGACGCAGGAAAagttaaaattcttaaaagAGATGTATAACAATGCTTCTCATGGCTTCATATGGGGAATTGTCGatcaaaaattgtataatGAAGGTTTCGGGCatgctttttttaatatcagaGTCATTCCTAATCCTAGAAACGTTGATCAAAACATAATAATG ttaGAGCCACCTACGTTTGACTCTTATGCAGACATTCATGAAGCATTGAAACTAATCGAAGAGTTTTCCACAAAGTACGATAAATTTAATAGATCAGATATTGACGAACTATTGCATCGTTATGTTACAtctgataaattaaaaaatgtacaaaaactAGTGCAATCTGTAACGGAG GTAATCTTCAATTCAACTACCGATTTCACAGACAATGGTAGCAAGGTGACAACCATTGGCGCTTGGTACAATGACTTTATCAAAACATACGAAAGAAGTAGTGTTACAAGa ATAGATTGGTTCCGTTATCTCGCTACAACTTTTAATGAAGTGGAAGTAGATAATATTGATTATAAAACACCTATTCTTGTCAAGAACAAAATGTACTTTTCAAAACTTTTCGATATATTCTTTGAAACATCAAATGAAGTCATAG CAACTTCAATCGTTGTTAAAGCAATAGCTGAAAACATAAAATACATCGATTGGAATTTAGCCACCAAGTTAAAACTTGTATCGGATAAGTATAG ATCAGAGTTTTGTTTACATAACACAAAATTATACGGTTTTTCGCATGGGATCTTAAAAGAATACAAG aAGCAACCGAATTCTGAATTCCATCAACTAACAAACAAGATTATTCGTACCTTTATCAGTGAAATCGAAGAATCGATTGCACTCTCGTATAGTAATGAAACATATTTAAAATCGGAATTGGATACGATTACTGCATACGTGTATAAACCTGATGTCTACTTTGCAAGAATGGTGGAACAATTTTATAAGGgt TATGATATCGAGGGAAGTTATTTTAGTGATATTGTTAGATACcggaaaataatgaaacaaaaAGATCTTTCGATGTTAAAACATAAATC taTACATTTTAAAGCATACCTACCGTTCAGTATTATAGATTTAGTACAACCAGCTAATCGTTTCA caataaatGTGTATTTTACTAGTCTTGAATTCAATCATCATATAACGAAACG AGAAATCATTTATGGGAGATACGGTGTTCAAATTGCTAGCGTTTTATATGCTTTATTAAATGAAAACAAATTGGAAGATT aTTCACTGCGTAGATATAATCATAATACTTTGAAGAGTCATTTAAGTGCACATCCAGATTATTCTCTTGATAAAATGCGATGCGTTATTCCTGGTGTTCACAAAGATAAC aaaaaacaatttattgaaGCAATGTCAAACGTATATGGATTTCAAATTGCCCATACGGCCCTGCGGCCTAGTAAAAATGATTTACCACTTTTTCCTAAGCTTGGCTTGTATCATATTCGGCAGTTCTTTCATTTGGAATATATAAAG GCACATTGCTATATGGAGAAAGATACGATAAATTCAATTGTTCTCCACGATGAAACATTCTACACAGCTTTccgtaaatgtaaaaatagcATCGTAAAGTGCCCAAAGTCTGCAGCATTTGATCGCTTgagtaaaaatgtatttttaatctaa